One window of Acanthochromis polyacanthus isolate Apoly-LR-REF ecotype Palm Island chromosome 19, KAUST_Apoly_ChrSc, whole genome shotgun sequence genomic DNA carries:
- the LOC110969040 gene encoding uncharacterized protein LOC110969040 isoform X1, with translation MANETTAQALDIQENLESDENIPPGVISAAGAPKLKVQVEDVIGCSSPQRREENKTLSDSFTFATPAPAIGNGGGKTKSRLSTLQSALTPVLKCLNIGNKCPSLRSAGGTETPVYCLADESLPEITLLDDTCDSAMHLTRNDSALPDSTCVTPVTTRFATAQRPQFSFSTNLKLNPEVQPPKLPKHINTTAGTENNESKCAPEFWLVDYFPEITLLDITRDSEVGEQISPVDVKRDVPELGGQISSESGRSDMIQSEERCLEDNTVKTSLETTRDITMGSVSEHSRSSSEPSEQSMVKLQTSAEDTLGSQPANVTHDISSTSGMSAQCPQVCTSDMECNTSSKTVTSGLLDEHMESPGTVETNSELQTSHDTKLTSKVPQLNSTPDVSVNGTFSNMQPSDLSTSTNLNTTRQISGPQNNTIDLPLSNACSPKVENESTEQAASVTIELSLDANQNCSAVKGSGPCAAQNATFDKHSLQKSSDSIVMVEAAAATLHVQNNTFDCKPPSKQNGTITLSETNSSDSHQSTMDKLSSPKVCNLTASLKENNSEVHPPEMSENAGKAAPTDDNVEMAETPDAACEADPVVKEASGAGRRDTKDHSQSGLPPSECLSDTLNQQSMDSENSKRSTFNLDDSLDLRADCLVTSTPMTKNFNFATLPVEGKTIGAQKKLYGDGVSKPADQVPSDIPSNLVCDRKTFFRQPATRTLCLPSKVASHLWRPKPASALPAPAELRTSCLPMKRQRTQVDTLKNAAASDAPQGTTGISSSYNLRPTTTGLRRPQLSGIPSGIQRAAPGLRPPSARSNTQASSSTDRLCGPTAVNPVTKTSQAKKHPLTRGEALPLSKRKKMDVPSSGGEAPESASDANKKALKQPATSQKAAPAKTQRDAPASTSEVSTTCDATSRARALKAPAGSQRAVPAKTKKDEAAVPTSAAVASTACDASSRARALKPPANSHKNLLSKPQAHGKLGCANCSVLEQQLKVKSEEIKRLNEGCGELAEQLKEKEEEIRRLKEELLKYSKQEEEANASIKSQS, from the exons ATGGCCAATGAGACAACAGCACAAGCCTTGGATATTCAGGAAAATCTAGAGTCTGATGAAAATATTCCCCCTGGAGTCATTTCTGCAGCTGGAGCTCCAAAGCTCAAGGTCCAGGTGGAAGATGTGATAGGATGTTCCTCTCCACAGCGACGTGAGGAAAATAAGACCCTTTCTGACAGCTTCACCTTTGCGACTCCAGCTCCAGCCATTGGCAATGGTGGTGGCAAGACAAAGTCACGACTCTCTACTCTTCAGTCTGCTCTAacaccagttttaaaatgcCTAAATATTGGCAACAAATGTCCTTCTCTGCGATCAGCAGGTGGTACGGAGACTCCTGTGTACTGTCTGGCTGATGAATCCTTGCCAGAAATTACTTTACTTGATGATACATGTGATTCCGCAATGCATCTGACGAGGAATGACTCCGCTCTTCCTGACAGTACATGTGTGACACCAGTAACAACCAGGTTTGCCACTGCCCAACGCCCCCAGTTTAGTTTCTCCACTAACTTAAAGTTAAAtcctgaagtccaacctcccaAACTGCCAAAGCATATTAATACAACAGCAGGTACAGAGAATAATGAAAGCAAGTGTGCTCCTGAATTCTGGCTGGTTGACTACTTTCCAGAAATTACTCTTCTTGACATTACACGTGATTCAGAGGTAGGAGAGCAAATATCACCCGTGGATGTAAAACGGGATGTTCCAGAGCTCGGTGGACAAATTTCTTCAGAGTCTGGTAGATCAGACATGATTCAAAGCGAAGAGAGGTGTTTGGAGGATAACACAGTTAAAACGTCCTTGGAAACAACTCGGGATATTACAATGGGCAGTGTTTCGGAACACAGTAGGTCTTCATCAGAGCCCAGTGAACAAAGTATGGTGAAGCTTCAGACATCAGCTGAGGACACACTTGGTTCTCAACCTGCTAATGTTACTCATGACATAAGCTCCACTAGTGGGATGTCTGCTCAGTGTCCACAGGTCTGTACTTCTGATATGGAGTGCAACACTAGTTCAAAGACAGTCACCTCAGGGCTGCTTGATGAACACATGGAGTCTCCTGGTACTGTGGAAACTAACAGTGAACTACAGACCAGCCATGACACCAAGTTGACCAGCAAGGTGCCGCAACTGAACTCCACACCAGATGTCTCTGTAAATGGCACATTTAGCAACATGCAGCCCTCTGATCTGAGCACCTCTACCAATTTAAACACTACTCGTCAAATTTCTGGCCCTCAAAATAACACAATTGATCTTCCTCTGTCGAATGCATGCAGTCCAAAGGTGGAGAATGAAAGCACTGAGCAGGCAGCTTCAGTTACCATTGAACTATCCCTCGATGCCAATCAGAACTGCTCAGCTGTTAAGGGAAGTGGTCCATGTGCTGCGCAGAATGCCACATTTGATAAGCATTCTCTTCAGAAGTCCAGTGACAGCATTGTCATGgtagaagctgctgctgcaacgCTTCACGTCCAGAACAACACTTTCGATTGTAAACCTCCCTCTAAACAGAATGGCACAATAACTTTGTCAGAAACAAATTCGAGTGACAGTCACCAGAGCACGATGGACAAACTGTCCTCTCCTAAAGTCTGTAATCTAACCGCTAGCCTTAAAGAAAACAATTCAGAAGTCCACCCtcctgaaatgtcagaaaatgcagGGAAAGCAGCTCCTACAGACGATAATGTCGAGATGGCTGAAACCCCTGACGCTGCATGTGAAGCTGATCCTGTTGTGAAGGAAGCATCTGGAGCTGGTAGACGTGATACTAAGGATCATTCCCAGTCAGGTCTTCCTCCATCAGAATGCCTTTCTGACACTTTAAATCAACAAAGCATGGACTCGGAGAACAGCAAACGAAGCACTTTCAATTTGGATGACAGTCTCGATTTAAGGGCAGACTGCTTGGTTACGTCAACGCCAATGACTAAAAACTTTAACTTTGCCACTTTGCCAGTGGAAGGCAAAACCATAGGTGCACAGAAAAAACTGTATGGGGACGGTGTCAGTAAACCAGCTGATCAAGTGCCATCAGATATTCCGTCGAACCTCGTCTGTGACcgtaaaacatttttcagacaaCCCGCCACTAGAACCCTTTGCCTTCCTTCGAAAGTCGCATCCCATCTGTGGAGACCCAAACCAGCCTCTGCACTGCCAGCGCCGGCTGAACTGCGGACGTCCTGCCTGCCCATGAAAAGACAAAGAACCCAAGTCGACACTTTAAAAAATGCCGCTGCTTCTGATGCACCACAGGGG ACCACAGGAATATCAAGCTCTTACAACTTACGTCCGACAACAACAG GGTTGCGGAGACCACAGCTGAGCGGCATACCGTCAGGCATCCAGAGAGCTGCCCCAGGTCTCAGGCCACCATCAGCAAGAAGCAATACACAAGCTTCTTCCAGCACTGACAGACTGTGTGGACCTACAG CTGTTAATCCTGTGACTAAGACTTCACAAGCAAAGAAGCACCCTTTAACCAGAGGTGAAGCTTTGCCGCTGTcgaagaggaagaaaatgg ATGTACCATCCAGTGGTGGTGAAGCCCCAGAATCTGCTAGTGATGCGAACAAAAAAGCCCTGAAACAACCTGCAACCAGTCAGAAAGCTGCGCCAGCTAAAACCCAAAGAG ATGCACCTGCAAGTACATCTGAAGTCTCAACAACTTGCGATGCCACAAGCAGAGCCAGAGCCCTGAAAGCGCCTGCAGGCAGTCAGAGAGCTGTACCTGCTAAGACAAAAAAGGATG AAGCTGCAGTGCCTACAAGTGCTGCTGTAGCCTCAACAGCTTGTGACGCTTCGAGCAGAGCCAGAGCCCTGAAACCGCCTGCAAACAGCCATAAAAATCTACTTTCTAAACCCCAGGCCCATGGTAAGCTGG
- the LOC110969040 gene encoding uncharacterized protein LOC110969040 isoform X2, giving the protein MANETTAQALDIQENLESDENIPPGVISAAGAPKLKVQVEDVIGCSSPQRREENKTLSDSFTFATPAPAIGNGGGKTKSRLSTLQSALTPVLKCLNIGNKCPSLRSAGGTETPVYCLADESLPEITLLDDTCDSAMHLTRNDSALPDSTCVTPVTTRFATAQRPQFSFSTNLKLNPEVQPPKLPKHINTTAGTENNESKCAPEFWLVDYFPEITLLDITRDSEVGEQISPVDVKRDVPELGGQISSESGRSDMIQSEERCLEDNTVKTSLETTRDITMGSVSEHSRSSSEPSEQSMVKLQTSAEDTLGSQPANVTHDISSTSGMSAQCPQVCTSDMECNTSSKTVTSGLLDEHMESPGTVETNSELQTSHDTKLTSKVPQLNSTPDVSVNGTFSNMQPSDLSTSTNLNTTRQISGPQNNTIDLPLSNACSPKVENESTEQAASVTIELSLDANQNCSAVKGSGPCAAQNATFDKHSLQKSSDSIVMVEAAAATLHVQNNTFDCKPPSKQNGTITLSETNSSDSHQSTMDKLSSPKVCNLTASLKENNSEVHPPEMSENAGKAAPTDDNVEMAETPDAACEADPVVKEASGAGRRDTKDHSQSGLPPSECLSDTLNQQSMDSENSKRSTFNLDDSLDLRADCLVTSTPMTKNFNFATLPVEGKTIGAQKKLYGDGVSKPADQVPSDIPSNLVCDRKTFFRQPATRTLCLPSKVASHLWRPKPASALPAPAELRTSCLPMKRQRTQVDTLKNAAASDAPQGTTGISSSYNLRPTTTGLRRPQLSGIPSGIQRAAPGLRPPSARSNTQASSSTDRLCGPTAVNPVTKTSQAKKHPLTRGEALPLSKRKKMDVPSSGGEAPESASDANKKALKQPATSQKAAPAKTQRDAPASTSEVSTTCDATSRARALKAPAGSQRAVPAKTKKDEAAVPTSAAVASTACDASSRARALKPPANSHKNLLSKPQAHGCANCSVLEQQLKVKSEEIKRLNEGCGELAEQLKEKEEEIRRLKEELLKYSKQEEEANASIKSQS; this is encoded by the exons ATGGCCAATGAGACAACAGCACAAGCCTTGGATATTCAGGAAAATCTAGAGTCTGATGAAAATATTCCCCCTGGAGTCATTTCTGCAGCTGGAGCTCCAAAGCTCAAGGTCCAGGTGGAAGATGTGATAGGATGTTCCTCTCCACAGCGACGTGAGGAAAATAAGACCCTTTCTGACAGCTTCACCTTTGCGACTCCAGCTCCAGCCATTGGCAATGGTGGTGGCAAGACAAAGTCACGACTCTCTACTCTTCAGTCTGCTCTAacaccagttttaaaatgcCTAAATATTGGCAACAAATGTCCTTCTCTGCGATCAGCAGGTGGTACGGAGACTCCTGTGTACTGTCTGGCTGATGAATCCTTGCCAGAAATTACTTTACTTGATGATACATGTGATTCCGCAATGCATCTGACGAGGAATGACTCCGCTCTTCCTGACAGTACATGTGTGACACCAGTAACAACCAGGTTTGCCACTGCCCAACGCCCCCAGTTTAGTTTCTCCACTAACTTAAAGTTAAAtcctgaagtccaacctcccaAACTGCCAAAGCATATTAATACAACAGCAGGTACAGAGAATAATGAAAGCAAGTGTGCTCCTGAATTCTGGCTGGTTGACTACTTTCCAGAAATTACTCTTCTTGACATTACACGTGATTCAGAGGTAGGAGAGCAAATATCACCCGTGGATGTAAAACGGGATGTTCCAGAGCTCGGTGGACAAATTTCTTCAGAGTCTGGTAGATCAGACATGATTCAAAGCGAAGAGAGGTGTTTGGAGGATAACACAGTTAAAACGTCCTTGGAAACAACTCGGGATATTACAATGGGCAGTGTTTCGGAACACAGTAGGTCTTCATCAGAGCCCAGTGAACAAAGTATGGTGAAGCTTCAGACATCAGCTGAGGACACACTTGGTTCTCAACCTGCTAATGTTACTCATGACATAAGCTCCACTAGTGGGATGTCTGCTCAGTGTCCACAGGTCTGTACTTCTGATATGGAGTGCAACACTAGTTCAAAGACAGTCACCTCAGGGCTGCTTGATGAACACATGGAGTCTCCTGGTACTGTGGAAACTAACAGTGAACTACAGACCAGCCATGACACCAAGTTGACCAGCAAGGTGCCGCAACTGAACTCCACACCAGATGTCTCTGTAAATGGCACATTTAGCAACATGCAGCCCTCTGATCTGAGCACCTCTACCAATTTAAACACTACTCGTCAAATTTCTGGCCCTCAAAATAACACAATTGATCTTCCTCTGTCGAATGCATGCAGTCCAAAGGTGGAGAATGAAAGCACTGAGCAGGCAGCTTCAGTTACCATTGAACTATCCCTCGATGCCAATCAGAACTGCTCAGCTGTTAAGGGAAGTGGTCCATGTGCTGCGCAGAATGCCACATTTGATAAGCATTCTCTTCAGAAGTCCAGTGACAGCATTGTCATGgtagaagctgctgctgcaacgCTTCACGTCCAGAACAACACTTTCGATTGTAAACCTCCCTCTAAACAGAATGGCACAATAACTTTGTCAGAAACAAATTCGAGTGACAGTCACCAGAGCACGATGGACAAACTGTCCTCTCCTAAAGTCTGTAATCTAACCGCTAGCCTTAAAGAAAACAATTCAGAAGTCCACCCtcctgaaatgtcagaaaatgcagGGAAAGCAGCTCCTACAGACGATAATGTCGAGATGGCTGAAACCCCTGACGCTGCATGTGAAGCTGATCCTGTTGTGAAGGAAGCATCTGGAGCTGGTAGACGTGATACTAAGGATCATTCCCAGTCAGGTCTTCCTCCATCAGAATGCCTTTCTGACACTTTAAATCAACAAAGCATGGACTCGGAGAACAGCAAACGAAGCACTTTCAATTTGGATGACAGTCTCGATTTAAGGGCAGACTGCTTGGTTACGTCAACGCCAATGACTAAAAACTTTAACTTTGCCACTTTGCCAGTGGAAGGCAAAACCATAGGTGCACAGAAAAAACTGTATGGGGACGGTGTCAGTAAACCAGCTGATCAAGTGCCATCAGATATTCCGTCGAACCTCGTCTGTGACcgtaaaacatttttcagacaaCCCGCCACTAGAACCCTTTGCCTTCCTTCGAAAGTCGCATCCCATCTGTGGAGACCCAAACCAGCCTCTGCACTGCCAGCGCCGGCTGAACTGCGGACGTCCTGCCTGCCCATGAAAAGACAAAGAACCCAAGTCGACACTTTAAAAAATGCCGCTGCTTCTGATGCACCACAGGGG ACCACAGGAATATCAAGCTCTTACAACTTACGTCCGACAACAACAG GGTTGCGGAGACCACAGCTGAGCGGCATACCGTCAGGCATCCAGAGAGCTGCCCCAGGTCTCAGGCCACCATCAGCAAGAAGCAATACACAAGCTTCTTCCAGCACTGACAGACTGTGTGGACCTACAG CTGTTAATCCTGTGACTAAGACTTCACAAGCAAAGAAGCACCCTTTAACCAGAGGTGAAGCTTTGCCGCTGTcgaagaggaagaaaatgg ATGTACCATCCAGTGGTGGTGAAGCCCCAGAATCTGCTAGTGATGCGAACAAAAAAGCCCTGAAACAACCTGCAACCAGTCAGAAAGCTGCGCCAGCTAAAACCCAAAGAG ATGCACCTGCAAGTACATCTGAAGTCTCAACAACTTGCGATGCCACAAGCAGAGCCAGAGCCCTGAAAGCGCCTGCAGGCAGTCAGAGAGCTGTACCTGCTAAGACAAAAAAGGATG AAGCTGCAGTGCCTACAAGTGCTGCTGTAGCCTCAACAGCTTGTGACGCTTCGAGCAGAGCCAGAGCCCTGAAACCGCCTGCAAACAGCCATAAAAATCTACTTTCTAAACCCCAGGCCCATG